Proteins from a single region of Styela clava chromosome 1, kaStyClav1.hap1.2, whole genome shotgun sequence:
- the LOC144428882 gene encoding uncharacterized protein LOC144428882 isoform X3, whose translation MIFSSCGSILIVCLLFNPAVGKPGYRRENENCALPVFDEINYNMLPDSWYQIMNSNDPVERGVPCYAIKYFRETPDGIFAEFQGISSAEKGSMSLNEVIPFRWYHNGTSVTRYDARFEFLWSNMEKHNGAGEHALEELRYVYDHPTSHFTDYEHYLVGLECGEEGPKYIWVHSRNPHPTAEDILRVHNKLVTIGGGLSAVPLYLSGCHKFSMPETIAY comes from the exons ATGATCTTCTCAAGCTGTGGATCCATATTGATCGTTTGCTTGTTGTTCAATCCGGCAGTTGGAAAACCAGGATATCGTCGTGAAAACGAAAATTGCGCGTTGCCTGTTTTTGATGAAATCAATTATAATATG CTTCCTGATTCTTGGTATCAAATTATGAACAGCAATGATCCAGTTGAACGCGGCGTGCCATGTTATGCGATTAAATATTTCAGAGAAACTCCCGACGGAATTTTCGCTGAATTCCAGGGTATTTCATCAGcagaaaa AGGTTCAATGTCACTCAACGAAGTCATACCATTCCGTTGGTATCACAACGGCACTTCAGTCACAAGATACGACGCACGTTTCG AATTTTTATGGTCAAATATGGAAAAACATAACGGAGCGGGTGAACATGCTTTGGAAG AGCTTCGATACGTTTATGATCATCCGACGAGTCACTTCACAGATTACGAGCATTATTTAGTGGGCTTGGAGTGTGGTGAAGAAG GTCCAAAGTATATATGGGTTCACAGTCGTAATCCACATCCCACTGCAGAAGACATTCTACGAGTACACAACAAGCTTGTTACTATCGGTGGTGGCTTGAGCGCAGTTCCCTTGTACTTATCCGGCTGTCATAAATTTAGCATGCCTGAAACAATTGCTTATTAA
- the LOC120348337 gene encoding uncharacterized protein LOC120348337 — MIFSSCVFLLIVCLLSNPAVGTPRYRYENEKCTLPVFDEVNYNMLPDSWYHILNTNDPVEHHVPCYAFKYFKDTSDGAFAEFQDISSAEEDAMSFNGVIPFHWYHNGTSITRYDTNFEFLWLNEAKHNEAGSHALKEIQYFYEHSMSCFTDYEHYFMCLQCGGEGQRYIWVHSRNPHPTAEDILRVHNKLVTIGGGWSAVFLFLSECRKFSMPETIAY, encoded by the exons ATGATTTTTTCAAGCTGTGTCTTCCTCTTGATCGTTTGCTTGTTGTCCAACCCGGCAGTTGGAACGCCAAGATACCGGTACGAGAATGAAAAATGCACATTGCCTGTGTTCGATGAAGTCAACTACAATATG cTTCCTGATTCTTGGTATCATATTCTGAACACCAATGATCCTGTTGAACACCACGTCCCATGTTAtgcgttcaaatattttaaagataCTTCCGACGGAGCTTTTGCAGAATTTCAAGATATTTCATCAGCAGAAGA AGATGCAATGTCATTCAACGGAGTCATACCATTTCATTGGTATCACAATGGAACTTCAATCACAAGATACGACACGAATTTTG aatttttgtgGTTGAATGAGGCAAAACATAACGAGGCAGGTTCACATGCCTTAAAAG AAATTCAGTACTTTTATGAGCATTCGATGAGTTGCTTCACAGATTATGAGCATTATTTCATGTGCTTACAGTGTGGCGGAGAAG GTCAAAGATACATATGGGTTCACAGTCGTAATCCACATCCAACTGCAGAAGACATTCTTCGAGTGCACAACAAGCTTGTTACAATCGGTGGTGGCTGGAGCGCAGTTTTCTTGTTTCTATCCGAATGTCGCAAATTTAGCATGCCAGAAACAATTGCTTACTAA